The Candidatus Scalindua japonica genome includes a region encoding these proteins:
- a CDS encoding zinc-dependent alcohol dehydrogenase family protein yields the protein MKTMILRKLCSISENKAPLELVNLPDPIPSEEEILIRVSACGVCHTELDEIEGRTPPHTLPVVLGHQVVGTVEKTGGNSRAFTIGDRVGIGWIHSSCGKCKFCLNGNENLCHEFKATGRDVNGGYAQYMVVPVHYAFRIPDTFSFSEAAPLLCAGAIGYRSLQLTGLQNGQNLGLTGFGASAHLVLQMSRHRFPESKVFVFARSEAERVFSKELGAVWAGAAEEASPEKLDCIIDTTPVWRPIVEALKNLETGGRLVINAIRKEEIDKDSLLQIDYPKHLWMEKEIKSVANVSRRDISEFLKLAAEISLKPETEEFALEDANQALVELKSKKIRGAKVLKMD from the coding sequence ATGAAGACGATGATCTTAAGAAAACTGTGTAGTATCTCAGAGAATAAAGCACCTCTGGAATTGGTAAACTTACCAGATCCTATACCAAGCGAAGAAGAAATACTGATCCGGGTCTCAGCATGTGGAGTGTGCCATACAGAATTAGATGAAATTGAGGGGAGAACTCCTCCTCATACTTTGCCGGTAGTTCTGGGACACCAGGTCGTTGGAACTGTTGAAAAAACAGGAGGAAATTCCCGTGCATTTACTATTGGCGACAGAGTAGGGATTGGTTGGATTCATTCCTCGTGTGGCAAATGTAAGTTTTGTCTGAATGGAAATGAAAACCTGTGTCACGAATTCAAGGCCACAGGAAGAGACGTGAACGGGGGGTATGCACAATACATGGTTGTACCTGTGCATTATGCTTTCAGGATACCAGATACATTTTCTTTTTCAGAGGCGGCTCCTCTTTTGTGTGCCGGCGCTATTGGTTATCGTTCGCTTCAGTTGACCGGACTTCAAAACGGTCAAAACCTTGGTCTTACTGGATTTGGGGCTTCAGCTCATCTTGTGTTACAGATGTCCAGGCATAGATTTCCGGAATCTAAGGTTTTTGTTTTTGCCAGGAGCGAAGCTGAAAGGGTTTTTTCTAAGGAACTTGGTGCCGTATGGGCAGGTGCTGCTGAAGAGGCATCCCCTGAAAAGCTGGATTGCATTATTGATACAACACCTGTCTGGAGACCAATAGTTGAGGCCTTAAAAAATCTTGAAACAGGGGGGCGGTTGGTGATAAATGCCATACGTAAAGAGGAAATTGACAAAGATTCTCTTTTACAGATTGATTATCCAAAACATCTATGGATGGAAAAGGAGATAAAAAGCGTCGCTAATGTCAGCCGTAGAGATATAAGTGAATTTCTGAAACTTGCAGCAGAAATTTCTTTAAAGCCTGAAACAGAGGAATTTGCATTGGAAGATGCAAATCAAGC
- a CDS encoding TIGR00730 family Rossman fold protein has product MNGEKKEYKTGREDLDEIIADLAIASHSGSNINLIEEMLTTVIKLGLENDDRGDLKLINMALKELRYASKVFRPYRDKRKVVIFGSARARNDSDEYKMTVKLSELIVKKGFKVITGGGPGIMEAGNKGAGREESFSLNIKLPFEQMYNPYSDGDKKAVSFKYFFNRKLFFLKESDATVILPGGFGTLDECFETITLVQTGKSKPRPIILIDHIHSQYWNRMMDFVTRELYERGFVSRNDLSLLIRVNTIEQAVDKLLKFYRVYHSIRYVGDKTVIRLNMPLSREKVNKLNQKYSDILRSGEIEPTAPLPAELKTEEFLDLPRLVMDFDRHSFGTFHEMLWFLNKL; this is encoded by the coding sequence ATGAATGGGGAAAAAAAAGAGTATAAAACAGGTAGAGAAGATCTAGATGAGATTATTGCTGATTTAGCAATTGCTTCTCATTCCGGAAGTAATATAAATTTAATAGAAGAGATGTTGACAACTGTTATTAAGCTGGGGTTGGAGAACGATGATCGTGGTGATTTGAAATTAATAAATATGGCGTTGAAAGAGCTGCGCTATGCTTCAAAAGTTTTCCGACCATACAGGGATAAAAGAAAGGTTGTGATCTTTGGCTCTGCGAGGGCCCGGAATGATTCAGATGAGTATAAGATGACGGTAAAGTTATCAGAGCTTATTGTAAAAAAAGGATTTAAGGTAATCACTGGTGGTGGACCAGGAATTATGGAAGCTGGTAATAAAGGGGCCGGTCGAGAAGAGAGTTTCAGCTTGAATATCAAGCTTCCTTTTGAACAGATGTACAACCCATATTCAGATGGTGATAAAAAAGCTGTCAGTTTTAAGTACTTCTTTAACAGAAAGCTCTTTTTTCTTAAAGAGTCTGATGCAACAGTTATACTTCCCGGAGGATTTGGTACTTTGGATGAATGTTTTGAGACTATCACATTAGTCCAGACAGGCAAAAGCAAGCCGCGCCCAATCATATTAATAGATCATATACATTCACAGTATTGGAATCGTATGATGGATTTTGTAACACGAGAGTTGTATGAAAGAGGGTTTGTTTCACGTAATGATTTAAGCTTACTTATACGTGTTAATACTATTGAACAGGCGGTTGATAAGTTACTTAAATTTTACCGGGTCTATCATTCAATTAGATACGTTGGAGACAAGACTGTTATAAGGTTGAATATGCCTTTGAGTCGTGAAAAAGTTAATAAATTGAACCAAAAATATAGTGATATCCTTCGATCAGGTGAAATTGAGCCGACTGCTCCTCTGCCCGCCGAGCTGAAAACAGAGGAATTTTTAGATTTGCCGAGACTGGTAATGGATTTTGATCGACATAGTTTTGGTACATTTCATGAAATGTTGTGGTTTTTGAATAAATTATGA